The stretch of DNA CTAACCTTGCCCCTGCTGGCTCCGCCTGATTGCCTGAAACCACCCCCTGCCCCCTCCTTAAAAAGGAGGGGGATCATTAAACTCTCCCCTTGAGGGGAGTATCCGTCCCGAAGGGTCGGGACGGAGGAGGGGTGTTATCCCATGATCTTCGTTAAATCACACCCTCTCCCGAAACAGATTCGGGATAAACTTCCACCTCCCTCGAGGGAGGAGGATACATGTGCGGGTTAGGGCTTGCCCTGACCGCACAATATTTGAACACCCCGTTTGACTATACTATAATTTCACTGGTAAAATTAGCCTGACTTTTATAAGTTTTCTATTAAGCCCACGTAGCTCAGTAGGATAGAGCGACGGTTTCCTAAACCGTAGGTCACAGGTTCGAATCCTGTCGTGGGTACACGCCGGATGAGAGGATATATATGTGGCGCAGTCATCCGGCTTAGCCGGATGACTGCGTTGAGCTGCTATCGAGAGAACGCAGACATCTCACTATCGTTCGATGGCTGCGCCACAGAGAAAGGGTGTACGACGGATGAGAAGATCAAATGGTGGTTTTCTAATTAGAAAATTCCTATTATTCCCCTCTAATAAGAGGGGTGTTCCGAAGGAACTCCTCCGGAGGAAGTTTATCCCGATTCTATTTCGGGAGGGTGTGTAAAGAGATTGCGCGCCTGACCGGTGTCGGGCAGGCTTGGAGGCGGTAGAAGTAGATTCTCGTATTTAATACCGTTTTAGTCCCGTTTTGGCGGCAGAATACGCAGTTGCTTGACGTAAGCGTTTGCTTAATATTCTGGCGATGTTGATTGCGACATCCCCACGCATCCTTGGGTTTTCTTTGAACGCCGTAGTCAAATATTTAAGATTGATGATCGCAATTTTTACATCAGATTTTGCTCGCACTGTGACTGATGCAGCGCCTGAATCAATCAGTGTCATCTCACCGAGTGATTCTCCTTCACCCCTGATCTTTAGTTCTACTATTTTTCCAGTCATCTTATTTTTTTTCTGTATAGATGTTTCACCATCAATTATAATGCTCAATCCCTTTAACGAATCCCCTTCTTTGATGATTACTTGATTTGTCTCAAATTCCTTTTCGTAGGCATTCTCTAAGATGCCGGCAATTTCTTCTGACTTAAGACCCATGAAGAGTTGAGATTCAGTAATAATTCCTTTGCTTCTTACATCATCAATCAAATCGCTGTTCCCTGTTGTCAAATGGTCGCTTAAGTCCAAAGTGGTCTGTATCGAAATAGGTTTAGCGCTGTAATATAATGCGGGAACCTAAAATATTCCAATATTAATCGTAATAAGTAATGAGTAATTTATTAATTACCAATCAAAGTGTTGACCAATATGTGCCCACACAAAGCTCACTAAAAGATATGAAACGATATAGCCAATAAAACCATTTTTAAAAAATCGGTTACAATGTGAGTGCCAAGTATATATAAACAACTCGCCCTCTTCTGACAGGGTGTATGGGGGGTCGGTTTTTTGTTGAGTTTTGATGTGAGAATGTTTTTCCGCAGCGACTAATCTCCGCACCCCGATATTAACGCAACCTCAATCAACAGGTGGGTATACCTCTTTTTCATTGAATAAAATCACATTTAACCATAAATTCAGGAACGAAATGAAATATTTTTGGCACAAATATGGCACAAGTCCTGTTAAACCGATGAATCGCAATAGTTCTGACGGTTTCCTAAACCGTAGGTCACAGGTTCGAATCCTGTCGTGGGTACACGACAGGTGAGAGGATATGTATGTGGCGCAGTCATCCTGAGCGGAGTCGAAGGGTGGCTGCGTTGATCTGCTTATCGACAGAACGCCTGCACCGCCGTTGGCGGGGGCTGCGCCACAGAGAAAGGGTAAATTATAGCGGAGAACACAGGTTCAGACATTTATAAACAGAAAAATAACGGAATAAATTCATGACTAAAACGTTTCTGATAATCGCTTCCCTGTTCGGATTTCTCGGTGTGGCGCTCGGAGCCTTCGGAGCGCATGCGCTAAAGGATAAAATCAGTCCGCAGCTGTTAGAGACTTTCGAAACGGGTGTGCGATATCAAATGTACCACGTATTCGCACTTGTCACGGTCGCATGGGCTTCCACGAAGTGGGGCTCGAATCTGCTGACCTTCAGCGGCTGGCTCTTCGTTGCGGGGATAGTGATCTTTTCCGGCAGCCTATACGTTCTGGCGTTTACAGGGCAGCGCGGATGGGGGGCGGTGACTCCTTTTGGAGGGTTGGCGCTGTTGGCAGGGTGGGTGTTGCTTGCGTGGGGCGTATATAAGGCTTGAGTTGCCGTACATCTCCAATGGAATAATCCGTTTAACCTCCGCGTTGATTATTCATTCCCTGTAACATATATTTCAACTCTTGATACCGAAATTAATTTATGATTAGTTTAGCCAACGTTTCAGCGCGCTTTTCGGACACGGCAGGCGTCGAAGGGATAACGTTCGACGTCTCGAAGGGTGAGTTTCTTTGTATTACCGGTCCGACAGGCGCGGGAAAATCCACTATCCTCAGACTTCTGTACATGGATATTGCCCCTACTTCAGGCAGGGTGACGGTAGGTGAGTTCGATTCAGGAACCATCACGCGTAAGCAGATTCCATTCTTGCGGCGCAAGGTGGGAATGATATTTCAGGATTTTCGGCTGTTGGAAGACAGGAGCGTTTATGACAATATAGCGTTCGCACTACGCGCGACAGGGCACAAAGGGGCGGAAGTCAAGAAGCTCACTATGAGGGCTCTTGCTCAGGTTGATCTGACGCACCGGCGAAACTATCTACCGAAATATCTTTCGGGCGGAGAACAGCAGAGGGTTGCGATAGCGAGGGCATTGGTGGTCGAGCCGTACGTGATTCTCGCCGACGAGCCGACTGGAAACCTCGATCCGGAGACATCGCAAGGGGTACTCGAGTCGCTTATTAAAGTACAGAGGCAGGGGACTGCGGTTGTAATGGCGACGCACGACTATAATCTCATAGAAGGGAATGATTTCCGGATAATAAAGCTCAACGACGGGATTATGGAACAGGAAAGCACGGAGTGAATTTTTTCTTTTCAGTCAGCGAGGGGATAAAGGGACTTCGCAGGATAAAAGGAGCAGCGTTACTCGCCGTGTTGATCTTATCCCTCTCGATAGCGATGGTCGGAATGTCGGCGGTAGTCGGATGGAACGGAAAGAAATTCGTCAAATTTTTACGCTCTCAGTTTGATCTCACTACATTTGTGGTATCGGATACGCCCGATGAGATCATTATCCAGCTTGGCGGGGAGATAGGCAAGATAGAGGGTGTCAGGGACGTGATTTACATTTCTCCTTCGCAGGCAGCGCGTAAATTCAAGAAGGAGTTCGGCGAGGACGTAGTCGATATAGTGGGAACGAACCCATTTCCATCCTC from Candidatus Neomarinimicrobiota bacterium encodes:
- a CDS encoding ATP-binding cassette domain-containing protein, which gives rise to MISLANVSARFSDTAGVEGITFDVSKGEFLCITGPTGAGKSTILRLLYMDIAPTSGRVTVGEFDSGTITRKQIPFLRRKVGMIFQDFRLLEDRSVYDNIAFALRATGHKGAEVKKLTMRALAQVDLTHRRNYLPKYLSGGEQQRVAIARALVVEPYVILADEPTGNLDPETSQGVLESLIKVQRQGTAVVMATHDYNLIEGNDFRIIKLNDGIMEQESTE
- a CDS encoding DUF423 domain-containing protein; translated protein: MTKTFLIIASLFGFLGVALGAFGAHALKDKISPQLLETFETGVRYQMYHVFALVTVAWASTKWGSNLLTFSGWLFVAGIVIFSGSLYVLAFTGQRGWGAVTPFGGLALLAGWVLLAWGVYKA
- a CDS encoding cyclic nucleotide-binding domain-containing protein, giving the protein MIDDVRSKGIITESQLFMGLKSEEIAGILENAYEKEFETNQVIIKEGDSLKGLSIIIDGETSIQKKNKMTGKIVELKIRGEGESLGEMTLIDSGAASVTVRAKSDVKIAIINLKYLTTAFKENPRMRGDVAINIARILSKRLRQATAYSAAKTGLKRY